The stretch of DNA TACCCTCAGCTCAGTTCTATAATAGCAAAGTGAGATGGGGGAAGTTAACGTGCATgtttggagaaggggaaaaagaaatcttaaaaaatgaCTTCTATTTAAAACTTTCAAATGGGGGGAAAATGTACATGTTTTTTCTGacaagaaagttttctttttaaagaaatgtgcaTTTAGAAATGTACACTTCTTTTTTCTGCcaagaaagtttaaaaagaaggaagaacctCCCTGCTGATACTTGCTTTAGAATGGTCTTTTCTTGCAGCAGTGGGAGCTCTGTGATGGGAGTGGTACCTGATAGCTGGTGTTTTTGCAGCTGGTTTCCTTCAGCACCCTGTGAGCTTGCAGTGAGGATGCTAGTGCTCTTCAAGCGCAGTACTGTGCCAGGATTGTATAGTGAATTTAGATTAAGGGAGATGGTGCTGCATGAACAGGactattttccttttattctgtaTGTTTAGTTGTAACAAAAGGATGTCTGGCTTACTAAACATGTGCTCCTTAGCTTCCAGTGGCGTTCCTCTCCAGAACCCTGGCTATGGCTATACACCTGTGCCCGGAGGGTATGCACCCGCCCCACCTGCTCCTGGGTGTTATTCACCTGCACCAGGGGGCTATGCTGCTCCTCCACCACCAAACGGACCGTATCCTTATACACCACCTCCGATGAATGCCTATGGACCTGCTCCACAGCCCATGGGATATCCATATGCCCAGACTCCAGGTTTGGAAGTTGTGTAATGATGACTGGCAGGGTGTGTTTGTTGTTAGTTGTAAAGAAATCACAATGGTATGGTGAGGGTTACTGTAGTTTTGTCTCCATCAAGGATCCTTGTCCTTGCAAAAATCTGTTGCATGCTGTTGATCACACCCATGTGTCTCTATAGTTGCAGCTGGATGGGAGGAGAAGATGTGGTTTCTAAACTGTGCTGCTGCTACTTGGCAGGGAATTGTTGCCTGCTGGCATGATGGGCATTAGCAAAATGTCAAATCCCTGCTGTCTGCATCCCTGCCAAGCCTGCAGAGCTTCCCTCACCGCTGCTCTTGTCCAGGGCTAATGTGCTGCTGGGCCTGCGAGCTCTCTTCCCCTGTGTCCCATTGCCATGTTCCAAAGCATCAATCCAGTGCCATCTTTTTCAGGTATTTACCCACCACTTCCAAACACGAACCCCATGtatgtgccacctcctcccccttaCTCCGGGCCATCTCCTGCAGGAccctcagctcccccagcctggATGGGCCCAGGGATGCCAGGTAAGTGGGACTGGGGGGCTGCCAGGGTCCAGCTGCAAAAGGGTGCTTGGGGGCTTGGGCTGTGGGTGGTGGTGTGGGCACAGCATGGGGTGGGGAAGCTGCTGTTGTTGCAGGAGCTCAAAGTCATCTTGATCTATTATTTGAGGTAACAGAGCGCGGGGGGAGCTGCTTGGCTCTGTGCTGCACAGCTTGTGGTCAGTTCTAGCCAGCTTGCAGCTTTCCTGAACTGCTCTGAATTCAAACCCAGcttgctgcagttgctgttggCTCTTTGGACATTTGTTTCCTCTTCAGAAGAGCTATGGCTGGGAGAAGGCTCTGGGTCTTGGGCCACTGCCTAAGGCATGTAATAtggcttctttcctttcctttgtagGGGGCAATAAGGCCATGGAAGCTGCATCCAGTGCATATTACAACCCTGCCAACCCACACAATGTGTACATGCCCATGGTGAGTGCTGTGCCTGTGGTCTGCGTGTACCTGCTCCCTCTTCTGTCACTAGTAGAGGCAGCGGTTTGCTTTCCTGGCAAAGTCTAGCATGCCTTCATGTTGAACATGTACAGAAAGTACGCATTTTCCTCGGAGGGAGGTGTGGATGTTGGTCCCATGAAGAAGGGTTGTTAAATCCTCAATCAGGAAAGGAGGAGGGCCTTAAGATTCATCCATTAACAGCCATTTGGTACTTGTCTTACTCTTAAAGGCATAACAAATTTGCATGGGCACAGAGAACACACAGAGCGCTCTGCTTCTGTTGGGCCTGGAAGTGGGGAGAGTTAAAGAAGAGCAGGTCGCTTAAGGATGAGAGCATGtgggtttctctttcatttttttctgggcTGCATGGAGATGGGGAGGTCTCTTACTGTTCAGTCAGTGGCAGGTGGTAGGTAGGCTGGAGCCTACATCTGGTACATGACAGCCAGTCCGCCTCTGCCCTTCACTGCCTTGCGTGGCTCTGGGGTGGGCTGGAGACCAATGGAGCAGCAAAGCTGGCCCTCAGCCCAGGGGCTTGCTGTCTGCTGGGTCAGAGCTATGAACATCAACAGAGACAAAGCCCTGGAAGTGAAGGGAGGATGGcaattaaaacagattaaatggTCTATTTGCAGTAGACCATTTGTTACCTGGTTTTGAGGGGACCTTCCCTAGAAACACTATGGGAGGCAGCATGTATCCTGGAGCATAACTAGTGCTAGAGATGAATGTTGTGATGAAACGACAGCTTAAAACACAGCACTTGGCTCTGTCTGTAGCTCACTGAAGAGCAGTCATTTCTTGTAAGCCAAGCCTGGGAACGCCTGGGAAGAGTTCATAATAAAATGAGTGGGGTTGTTGACTCTACTGTATCTCCTTCCAGGATCAGCCACCTCCTTATGCACCTCCTGAGGATAAGAAGAACAACTAACAGAAGGAAATTGCAACCAGCCTCCCACACTCTCTCTCCCTGAAGACAACTTGGCTGTTACTACCCCTCGGGTTAGCATATCTCTAGGTCTCCTTGTATATATACAATATATGTAGTGCTGGGCAGCTGAGCACCTGCCCTCCTTAAACATTAAGTCAGTAGCAATACAAGGCGGAACAACAGCACTTCCCTGCTTATTTGCTTTATATCATGGGGGCAAAGCACTAACCTTTTGCTCTGCCATTGGCTTGAGGAGAGAGATGGACTTCTTAAACCACCAGTAGACCACATCACTAATCTAGAACTGAAATATGAAGGCTCTGGGATCTTGGAGTAGAACTCCTTGGAATGCCAAACTTTTGACTTCTTCTGAAGCACCATCTGAGGGGGAAGGTATAGAGAGCCATGAGGTTCCTTGCATAGACCCTTGGGTGCCCCAGAAAGGtgttaaatatctttaaattctGGCACAGCTCAGTGTGAGATGGGACTCTGGAAATCCTGTATTGTGCTGGAAGTGTGTTTCATGTCCTGGACTAACAGTCATGGTGTGATGAACTTGGGAAGTGCATCCTAAGACACATGGAAGCATTTGGCTGTGCAAGAGGGAAGGGGATGGGCCGCAGTCAGCCTGCCTTTGTAGACATTgaatagaaaagcaaacaaaggtgTGCTGCAGGGCAGTGAGCTGATACTGGCAGGCTTGTGAATCagtcttcctttccctctcccagaagCAGGTCCCATATCTGTGCAATGATCCTGTGTCAAGCAGCTGTTCTTCAAGCGTAATGGAGTCAAGTGCTGCCCAGGTGGCTGCTTGCCTTGGAGCAAAATACGTTATGTTAGGAAGATGACCTGGCATTAGCCTTGTCAGGAGGCAGGTCCTGCAGCCCTCGCTCCCTCTGCTGAGCAAGCTTGTGCTGCATGCTAGCTCCGCCGGGGACAACTGGCCTTCATCTTCTTCCTTGGGCCGCTACAGCCAGTGCGTGTATGCCCACACCTGAGCAGTGTGGGAGGGTAGGTGCTGTAATACTGGGGCTGGGTTGCTTAGGGGTGCAGTGCCCTCTCTCAGCTGCGAACCACTGTCTGGTGTGGATGTTACTAATGCTCAGCTCTCTTGCAGAGACTGGCTGCTCAGCCTcagcctttccttcttccttaggACATAGTGCCATTAAACCTGCCCTGAAGAGAGGGTCTCTAGTCTGGTAGAGACCCTTGTGATCCTTTACATATGGGGTGATTGTACTTCTTCCTACAGCCTTCCTACCTTCACAGTGAAGGGGAAGGGGTGTTTTCCCTCTTACTTCCCTGTGTGCCAGGGCTCTCCTGTAAGTCAGGCTTGCATGATGTGCAAGTGTGAATTCCTGAAGCAGCCCTGCATGGGGGGGGAAGTAAATTTCCTTATGTATAAACACCTTTTAAGTCTGAGTTAGATATATTCtaataactctgtatttaaaaaaaaaaaatcaaccaggAATGTTTGTAACTTTTTGAACTGCACTTTAATACAGGAGTGTTGATACCTTTAGCTGCCTGTTCACTGTTGTGTGCGTGTTGTGCTGACCTTCGTTCTTGCCTACTGCACAGCAGGCTGGAACAAATGACAGCCGCTGGTGGTGGTCTCTTGGGTTGGCTGTGGGCCAGTCCTCTCTCCCTGGTGCATGGCTAAGCTGGATCTGGAATCACGTAACTGGGGGCAGAGAAGAAGGTGGGGCTCGTCCTCTTGCTGCCTGGGGACAATGGAAGGCTGGTTTGTGCCTTTGCTTTTGCCCAGATACCCTGAACTGGCACATGTTCATGTCCTTGGAGCAGGCACAACACTGCATTTAGCAGGGGCCATGTCACCACCCTACTACTCACTATGGCTATATTCGTAGCACCTCTC from Harpia harpyja isolate bHarHar1 chromosome 6, bHarHar1 primary haplotype, whole genome shotgun sequence encodes:
- the WBP2NL gene encoding postacrosomal sheath WW domain-binding protein isoform X3 produces the protein MLYLTPYRMIFVSKGKDPMLSFMMPFYLVKGCSIEQPVFSANYIKGQIQAEAGVLILSLLGGWEGQGTFKLTFNSGGAIEFGQLMFKAASNASSGVPLQNPGYGYTPVPGGYAPAPPAPGCYSPAPGGYAAPPPPNGPYPYTPPPMNAYGPAPQPMGYPYAQTPGIYPPLPNTNPMYVPPPPPYSGPSPAGPSAPPAWMGPGMPGGNKAMEAASSAYYNPANPHNVYMPMDQPPPYAPPEDKKNN
- the WBP2NL gene encoding postacrosomal sheath WW domain-binding protein isoform X1; its protein translation is MALNRNHSQEGGVVIPNAESVLKQCKDVELSFSDVTGKPEAFKGTKKGMLYLTPYRMIFVSKGKDPMLSFMMPFYLVKGCSIEQPVFSANYIKGQIQAEAGVLILSLLGGWEGQGTFKLTFNSGGAIEFGQLMFKAASNASSGVPLQNPGYGYTPVPGGYAPAPPAPGCYSPAPGGYAAPPPPNGPYPYTPPPMNAYGPAPQPMGYPYAQTPGIYPPLPNTNPMYVPPPPPYSGPSPAGPSAPPAWMGPGMPGGNKAMEAASSAYYNPANPHNVYMPMDQPPPYAPPEDKKNN
- the WBP2NL gene encoding postacrosomal sheath WW domain-binding protein isoform X2, coding for MALNRNHSQEGGVVIPNAESVLKQCKDVELSFSDVTGKPEAFKGTKKGMLYLTPYRMIFVSKGKDPMLSFMMPFYLVKGCSIEQPVFSANYIKGQIQAEAGGGWEGQGTFKLTFNSGGAIEFGQLMFKAASNASSGVPLQNPGYGYTPVPGGYAPAPPAPGCYSPAPGGYAAPPPPNGPYPYTPPPMNAYGPAPQPMGYPYAQTPGIYPPLPNTNPMYVPPPPPYSGPSPAGPSAPPAWMGPGMPGGNKAMEAASSAYYNPANPHNVYMPMDQPPPYAPPEDKKNN